Proteins found in one Paenibacillus borealis genomic segment:
- a CDS encoding transcription initiation factor TFIID → MIRDQAIQYAEQYAAQEEAQHSKGDGRSSIHYPALFLFLGDKVTPAIGPVLERCERKWDNAGGVMALHAGSPSGSGSTQEKDGIKGWIGSGNSSVHERVLHMALPNTAGRDPRTVRRELYREFHEDSQYLAGMNRTLRQLSNTIADYGRLYSSFDVIHLSIVTRVDDPLNVLLPEVALLARAILSQSFKSVQTDLYALINEREQGDNFGYSSSVGLAFLRELDGMQAADYALSAPLLVTEEGLSIPVAHGPSALFDLVYLLSDKNERGLMSVHGMDDNYEIIAHISLLKNRVRPAADHASGHGGYNNMTFKSGIRGSTGRQGYASAGFSAVRRPNRQIALAVLYHALHYLAARMRAGNTRSLKERQALFGLGADSLRARAAELLPDETGLAEMTGLMSHGRPSYSELRALSLREAEELLFGEGGQAYFRSNFADVSARRTAAIDPAREWAGVLAAEEQAAPPVTFYQLAEWTAELAEGGGSVLHALRQHMGGLRSALLSAQEELERLYAESVERQPFQRVPLLDKRTVRNFIHYLFDTVYGKKYEILRLESELALCLRYDAALEQLHADSRAKVVAMEALEEELQSLAVASIGRSKETVDQNIMEYYRSVTEEVMRDIETRRGGDIFFSERFMGSLSELLRRGGDAVAERLIEVCRRELLTAGPFTLPFEEELLRRANVAAAYENRGIVSKEELFKQLYRSLEEEAAMNVRLFEYTQEHRHEEKYFFGDSASEFLRYAFSADETTRIYRLGFVHEQRRSGVEKLNLMGGFHLEDLLYYRNGKVYYETYAGNGYALHGLAEEQLPEMR, encoded by the coding sequence ATGATCAGAGATCAGGCCATACAATATGCAGAGCAGTACGCTGCGCAGGAGGAAGCACAGCATAGCAAGGGGGATGGGCGCAGCAGCATCCATTACCCCGCTCTGTTTCTGTTCCTCGGCGACAAGGTGACCCCGGCCATCGGTCCGGTGCTGGAGCGCTGCGAGCGGAAGTGGGACAATGCAGGCGGTGTCATGGCGCTGCACGCGGGTTCTCCCAGCGGCAGCGGCAGTACGCAGGAGAAGGATGGAATCAAGGGATGGATCGGCAGCGGTAACAGCAGCGTTCATGAACGCGTGTTGCACATGGCCCTGCCAAACACGGCGGGCCGTGATCCCCGGACGGTCCGGCGGGAGCTGTACCGTGAATTTCATGAGGACAGCCAGTACCTGGCCGGGATGAACCGGACGCTGCGCCAGTTAAGCAACACCATAGCGGATTATGGACGGCTCTATTCGTCTTTTGACGTCATCCATCTGTCCATCGTTACGCGGGTCGATGACCCGCTTAATGTGCTGCTGCCGGAGGTTGCCCTGCTGGCCCGTGCCATCCTCAGCCAGTCGTTCAAGTCGGTGCAGACCGACCTGTATGCGTTGATCAACGAGCGGGAGCAAGGGGATAACTTTGGCTATTCCAGCTCGGTAGGGCTGGCTTTTCTGCGTGAGCTGGACGGGATGCAGGCGGCAGACTACGCCTTAAGCGCTCCGCTCCTGGTCACGGAAGAGGGGCTGTCCATCCCCGTGGCCCACGGTCCTTCCGCGCTGTTCGATCTGGTCTATCTGCTCTCCGACAAGAACGAGCGCGGACTCATGTCCGTCCATGGAATGGACGACAATTATGAGATTATTGCCCACATCAGCCTGCTGAAGAACCGTGTCCGGCCTGCGGCTGACCATGCTTCCGGGCACGGCGGCTACAATAATATGACCTTCAAAAGCGGCATCCGGGGCAGCACGGGCAGACAAGGCTACGCTTCAGCCGGTTTCTCGGCGGTACGCAGGCCGAACCGGCAGATTGCGCTGGCGGTGCTCTATCATGCCCTGCATTATCTGGCCGCCAGAATGCGTGCAGGCAATACCCGGAGCCTTAAGGAGCGGCAGGCGCTGTTTGGCCTCGGAGCCGACTCCCTGCGTGCCCGCGCGGCAGAACTCCTGCCGGATGAAACCGGCCTCGCGGAGATGACCGGGCTGATGAGCCATGGACGCCCGTCCTACTCGGAGCTCAGGGCGCTGTCGCTGCGCGAAGCCGAGGAGCTGCTCTTCGGTGAAGGCGGGCAGGCCTATTTCCGCAGCAATTTTGCAGATGTGTCCGCAAGAAGGACTGCGGCGATCGACCCTGCGCGCGAATGGGCCGGCGTTCTGGCCGCCGAGGAGCAGGCGGCTCCGCCGGTGACCTTCTACCAGCTCGCAGAATGGACCGCTGAACTGGCAGAGGGCGGAGGCAGCGTGCTTCACGCCCTGCGCCAGCATATGGGCGGGCTGCGTTCGGCGCTGCTCTCTGCGCAGGAGGAGCTGGAGCGCCTCTATGCGGAGAGCGTGGAGCGCCAGCCGTTCCAGCGGGTGCCGCTGCTGGATAAACGGACTGTGCGTAATTTCATTCATTATTTATTCGATACCGTATATGGTAAGAAATATGAGATTCTGCGGCTCGAAAGCGAGCTTGCCCTCTGCCTCCGCTATGATGCGGCGCTTGAGCAGCTGCACGCGGACAGCAGAGCCAAGGTCGTAGCGATGGAAGCGCTGGAGGAAGAGCTGCAGAGCCTGGCAGTAGCCAGCATAGGCCGCAGTAAGGAAACTGTGGATCAGAACATCATGGAATATTACCGCAGCGTGACAGAAGAGGTTATGAGGGATATTGAGACGCGGCGCGGCGGCGATATCTTCTTCAGTGAGCGGTTTATGGGCAGCCTCTCGGAGCTGCTGCGCCGTGGCGGCGATGCTGTCGCGGAGCGGCTGATCGAAGTCTGCCGCCGGGAGCTGCTGACGGCAGGGCCGTTCACGCTTCCGTTCGAGGAAGAGCTGCTGCGGCGTGCCAATGTCGCGGCTGCCTACGAGAACCGGGGCATTGTCTCCAAGGAGGAGCTGTTCAAGCAGCTCTACCGCAGTCTCGAAGAAGAGGCGGCGATGAATGTCCGCCTGTTTGAATATACGCAGGAGCACCGGCATGAGGAGAAATACTTCTTCGGCGACAGTGCTTCCGAATTCCTGCGCTACGCCTTCAGTGCTGACGAGACCACCCGCATCTACCGCTTGGGCTTCGTGCATGAGCAGCGCAGGAGCGGAGTGGAGAAGCTGAATCTGATGGGCGGCTTCCATCTGGAGGACCTGCTCTATTACCGCAACGGCAAGGTATATTATGAGACTTATGCGGGTAACGGCTATGCGCTGCACGGACTTGCTGAGGAGCAGTTGCCGGAGATGAGATGA
- a CDS encoding vWA domain-containing protein — MQRKINLLLLLFSLLGGGVAFVLGELLLDRRPYDLPSIVLVGIYFAIVALGVLAGSVVAETISPKLNGQSWKLRYLGTSWKMLPLAVVLLFGMGTLTEFVYELNFGGIKPVKNVIMVIDDSGSMLESDPNNSRYEAARALVQQLDEDNKVAVVTFSHEASVVQPLISLSKAENRQKVSDVISSLETTEGGTDISGALTEAMNVINEDGADRGAMVILLSDGFSQFDTSTELTAFVDRSIAVNTIGLALSDPSGSYLLQDIARVTGGQYYDVTDANRLGEVFQQIYDRLGDRTLLTERSDRAADSPYYAVVRVLALILIGTALGLGLGIVFDNRHLARSFSFGGALSGLAAGLILEFGLNGDTVTDPMIRLLALLVLVAILTLFTYVVPVGEGRLSRRGRAAGAAATPADGFHSPRRNRGSKGF, encoded by the coding sequence ATGCAGCGTAAAATCAATCTCCTCCTGCTCCTCTTCAGTCTGCTGGGCGGCGGAGTGGCTTTCGTGCTTGGCGAGCTGCTGCTGGACCGCAGGCCCTATGACCTGCCGTCCATTGTACTGGTTGGGATCTATTTTGCCATTGTCGCGCTGGGTGTCCTGGCGGGCAGCGTGGTTGCAGAGACGATCTCGCCCAAGCTGAACGGGCAATCCTGGAAGCTCCGTTATCTCGGAACCTCCTGGAAGATGCTTCCGCTGGCTGTAGTATTGCTGTTCGGCATGGGTACGCTGACCGAGTTCGTATATGAGCTGAACTTTGGCGGCATCAAGCCGGTCAAGAATGTCATCATGGTCATCGATGATTCCGGCAGCATGCTGGAGAGCGACCCTAATAACAGCCGCTACGAAGCAGCCAGAGCTCTGGTGCAGCAGCTGGATGAGGACAACAAGGTGGCCGTGGTCACCTTCAGCCATGAGGCTTCCGTAGTCCAGCCGCTGATCTCGCTCTCCAAGGCGGAGAACCGCCAGAAGGTGTCGGACGTAATCAGCAGCCTGGAGACTACCGAGGGCGGAACGGATATCAGCGGTGCGCTTACAGAAGCGATGAATGTGATCAATGAAGACGGGGCGGACCGTGGGGCGATGGTCATTCTTTTATCCGACGGCTTCAGCCAGTTTGATACTTCTACGGAACTGACAGCATTTGTGGACCGCAGTATTGCGGTTAATACCATCGGGCTTGCCCTGAGTGATCCATCAGGCTCTTATCTGCTGCAGGATATCGCCAGAGTGACAGGCGGCCAGTATTATGACGTTACGGATGCGAACCGTCTTGGGGAGGTATTCCAGCAAATCTATGACCGTCTGGGAGACCGGACCCTGCTCACGGAGCGCAGCGATAGGGCAGCGGACAGTCCTTATTATGCTGTAGTGCGGGTTCTGGCATTGATCCTGATTGGCACCGCACTGGGCCTCGGGCTTGGCATTGTATTCGATAACCGCCACCTCGCCCGCAGCTTCAGCTTCGGAGGCGCATTATCCGGGCTCGCTGCCGGATTAATTCTCGAATTCGGTCTTAACGGGGATACGGTTACAGACCCGATGATCCGCCTGCTGGCATTGCTGGTGCTCGTTGCTATTCTTACATTGTTTACTTATGTAGTACCTGTAGGGGAAGGACGCCTGTCCCGCAGGGGAAGAGCTGCCGGAGCTGCGGCCACGCCTGCGGATGGCTTCCATTCACCGCGCCGCAACCGCGGCAGTAAGGGATTCTGA